A window of Acidimicrobiia bacterium contains these coding sequences:
- a CDS encoding TIGR03862 family flavoprotein, with amino-acid sequence MPESAHVAVVGGGPAGLMAAEVLATAGLAVTVFERMPTVGRKLQVAGRGGLNLTHSEGREAFLDRYGPARPYLTAALEAFDPAALRAWADGLGQPTFVGSSGRVFPEGFRATALLRAWLTRLGSLGVELRTRHHWNGWNPEGALTFTDPNGDPRVVAAEASVLALGGASWPRTGSDGAWTAPLRAAGIEVRPWRPANSGCIVGWSEVFSHRFAGTPVKDVTVGHRGTSAHGDLMITTDGLEGSPVYALCPALRATLDAGTPARVELDLFPHATPAEVVARLERRRPTDSVATALARCGLSPVSIGLLREATANRPPSAPGPLAALLQALPFSVTASQPIGRAISSAGGVALSAVDQSAMLRGRPGTFVAGEMLDWEAPTGGYLLQGAFSTGVAAAEGVLAWLATLRR; translated from the coding sequence CCACGGTGGGTCGCAAACTCCAGGTGGCCGGGCGAGGCGGCCTCAACCTCACCCATAGCGAAGGTCGGGAGGCGTTCCTCGATCGGTACGGCCCGGCGCGTCCGTACCTTACCGCCGCCCTCGAAGCCTTCGATCCCGCCGCGCTGCGAGCCTGGGCGGATGGCCTGGGCCAACCCACCTTCGTGGGGAGCAGCGGACGAGTTTTCCCTGAAGGCTTTCGCGCCACTGCCCTCCTGCGGGCCTGGCTGACCCGGCTCGGGTCGCTTGGGGTGGAACTACGCACCCGCCACCACTGGAACGGATGGAACCCCGAGGGCGCCCTCACCTTCACCGATCCCAACGGTGATCCACGGGTGGTGGCCGCCGAGGCCAGCGTGCTCGCCCTGGGCGGGGCGAGCTGGCCGCGCACGGGATCCGACGGGGCCTGGACCGCCCCGCTCCGAGCCGCCGGAATCGAGGTACGCCCCTGGCGGCCGGCCAACAGCGGCTGCATCGTGGGCTGGAGCGAGGTGTTCAGCCACCGCTTCGCCGGTACCCCCGTGAAAGACGTCACCGTCGGCCATCGCGGTACGTCCGCCCACGGCGATCTGATGATCACCACCGATGGCCTGGAGGGAAGCCCGGTCTACGCGCTGTGTCCGGCGCTGCGCGCCACCCTCGATGCGGGCACCCCGGCCCGAGTCGAACTCGACCTGTTCCCCCATGCCACCCCGGCTGAGGTGGTGGCTCGCCTGGAGCGACGCCGACCCACCGATTCGGTGGCCACCGCCCTCGCCCGATGCGGCCTGTCCCCGGTGAGCATCGGGCTCCTTCGAGAGGCCACCGCTAACCGCCCGCCGTCCGCCCCCGGCCCCCTCGCCGCCCTCCTGCAAGCCCTCCCTTTCAGCGTCACCGCCTCCCAGCCGATTGGCCGCGCCATCTCCAGTGCCGGCGGCGTAGCCCTATCGGCGGTAGACCAATCCGCCATGCTGCGAGGCCGGCCCGGCACCTTCGTGGCGGGCGAAATGCTCGACTGGGAGGCCCCCACCGGCGGCTACCTCCTGCAGGGGGCCTTCAGCACCGGCGTGGCCGCCGCCGAGGGTGTCCTCGCCTGGCTCGCTACCCTTCGGCGGTGA